In Zalophus californianus isolate mZalCal1 chromosome 4, mZalCal1.pri.v2, whole genome shotgun sequence, the following proteins share a genomic window:
- the MOS gene encoding proto-oncogene serine/threonine-protein kinase mos has translation MPSPLPRHSYLPSEFSPSADSRPCSSPSELPGKAGKLALGGTPPRAPRLPRRLAWCSIDWEQVCLLQRLGAGGFGSVYKATYHGVPVAIKLVNKSTKNRLASQRSFWAELNIARLRHDNIVRVVAASARTPAGFNSLGTIIMEFGGNVTLHQVIYGAASCPEEEDVQPHCCAGEQLNLEKCLKYSLDIVNGLLFLHSQNIVHLDLKPANILISEQDVCKIGDFGCSEKLEYQLCFQTPPYPLGGTYTHRAPELLKGETLTPKADIYSFAITLWQMATKEAPYSGERQYVLYAVVAYNLRPALSAAVFTDSISGKRLEKIIQRCWRARALQRPSAELLLVDLNSLRAEFD, from the coding sequence ATGCCCTCGCCTCTTCCCCGGCACAGTTACCTCCCCAGCGAGTTTTCTCCCTCGGCGGACTCGCGGCCCTGCAGCAGCCCTTCCGAGCTCCCAGGCAAGGCAGGGAAGCTCGCTCTGGGTGGCACACCTCCCAGGGCGCCACGGCTACCACGCCGGCTGGCCTGGTGCTCCATCGACTGGGAACAGGTGTGCCTCCTGCAGAGGCTGGGAGCTGGCGGGTTTGGCTCGGTGTACAAGGCCACTTACCACGGTGTTCCCGTGGCCATAAAGCTAGTGAACAAGAGCACTAAGAACCGACTGGCGTCCCAGCGCAGTTTCTGGGCTGAGCTCAACATCGCCAGGCTTCGCCACGATAACATCGTGCGGGTGGTGGCTGCCAGCGCGCGCACGCCTGCAGGCTTTAACAGCCTAGGCACCATAATCATGGAGTTTGGTGGCAATGTCACCTTACACCAAGTCATATACGGTGCCGCCAGCTGCCCGGAGGAGGAGGATGTGCAGCCTCACTGCTGTGCCGGAGAGCAATTAAATCTGGAAAAGTGTCTCAAGTATTCCCTAGATATTGTGAATGGCCTGCTTTTCCTTCACTCGCAAAACATTGTACACTTGGACCTGAAGCCGGCTAACATTCTGATCAGTGAGCAGGATGTCTGCAAAATCGGTGACTTCGGTTGCTCAGAGAAGCTGGAATATCAGCTGTGCTTCCAGACCCCTCCTTACCCCCTAGGGGGCACCTACACCCACCGAGCCCCTGAGCTCCTGAAAGGGGAGACCCTAACGCCCAAAGCTGACATCTACTCCTTTGCCATCACTCTCTGGCAAATGGCTACCAAGGAGGCGCCTTACTCAGGGGAGCGGCAGTACGTGCTCTACGCCGTGGTGGCCTATAATCTCCGGCCGGCTCTGTCAGCAGCTGTCTTCACTGACTCCATCTCTGGGAAAAGACTTGAGAAGATCATCCAACGCTGCTGGAGGGCCAGGGCTTTGCAGCGGCCAAGTGCAGAACTCCTCCTGGTCGACCTTAACTCTTTAAGAGCTGAATTTGACTGA